From the genome of Pieris brassicae chromosome Z, ilPieBrab1.1, whole genome shotgun sequence:
TTGACGGGActctttgattttatttaagagaCAAGTACGTCATCGATGTTTAGGTCCAAGGAATGTCGGTTTcatcacgatattttcctctCTATGTTAGATGCGCACAGCCGAAGATcgtacctacgacctcagggatgagagtcgtaggCTGAAGGTAGGCTAACATGTCACCTACTTGTTTAAGATTGTAGTTTTCAGTGCATTTATCCTGTATTggatatgtaaaataatttcttatgaTTGTTCTAAAAACAATTCCTTAACAAGTTATCTATcttttgtaaaacattaatttgcaTAATATTCTATTGAGCTgtcatataatatgtaatatacacGTACGTAATCTATAATGAGTTTTTGAGCAAAAAGTAAAGACGGCAATACAGTTTATAGGTCAATATAATAATCAGATAAGGACATGTTTTTGTAGTCTGTGATCACGCTTATGGCACAGAGAATATAAGTTACGAAAGCAATAGTTGTTATTGGAATAAATAGCGGTCTTTATAACGGCGTCGCTTGTCGATTTTGGAATATTCTAGAAAAGAATACATATAAGCCTGAggtgattaataaaaaagcgaAAGCAATCATCACACAATTGAAGACAAAATGTGCCCTTAAGTTTGTTctacactcataaattgtaatacaatattcttgtttccgataatgtccaaagAGGTCGACTGCAATTATATTGAAGTGTCACAGAGATGAATAAACCCTTAAATAAGCCTAGTTAGTTGTTGTTAGCGTCGCAACCCCACTAttcctaattttatgttagttataagcttatattttaaaagattaaagtCATTTGACACCCGGTTTCCAACAAAGTGtttcatataacatatatttgaaaatatttacaacaaccgccaccgaacttaaccaattttacttacagatatatgttgcTATATTAAACAGATGCTTTATTGTATGATTTTAccattatactaaaaatattttaattaatttatacgtaaacaaaatcaaatctGGAAATCTACTCAATTGAAAATTCTTGATTAAAAATTGGTTCGACCaacattattaagttttattggACTGCTCCAGAACTAAAGGTCAATAGCACTGACAAAACGGATGAATCATTACAGCGTCTCGATGTTATTTTACCTGCTTTGGGTAATGCGATGTTGCCAAAATTTAATCTGACTGTGTCCAATATGCgcaatatatatatggaattaaaacctaatttatttattagttcttAAAAAACATACCTGCTTaggtacaaataaattaattttacgaattttacacacatacacatcaattacaACTAGGCATATACAAAGTAATCCTACAGATAACACAAAAAccaataactaaccttaaaatatgataactaaaatatatatttaaaaggagTTCCTTGaggcaaggttccgaagatactggcagcTTACTTGAATAGCTAGACTTATTCATTGACcgaggtagctgccagctctccgatctcctgtgatgtcgactaacctttttgttatttccttaaaaagcctTTTTGTGCTAGGGCCTCACGGACCATTTGTAGCCTAGACCTATAATTGCATGATTTAGGGTTTTGAGCCGCTTCACAAGCCGCGCCAGCTCTGTTGTTGTTCCATGTAGATGGGAAGGGGCCAGCGTGTCTAAACAGGTTGCATCTCATACCAGCCCGGCCCATCTTGCATACCGTCCGGTCTCTTGCCATCGTGTCATGAAATTCGGAGACGGTTCAGTTGCCATCCTCATGCGTATCCACGGCCAAAAGCCTAGCACGCGTCGAACCTGTACATCAGTGAATTGAAACTGCTCTGTGAGTTTAAAGAAAATGGATAATTTTGACCTGGGCCTGCAATTAAGAAAGCGTTTATAGATTCTTCCAAGGCAGCAATCTCAAAGTTTGAAGTGGATGCccttaaaattttacttatgATATATTTTGCGTGCATTTCGAAATGAAATCGAAACAGCAAGACAGCCAgaatctttatatatacaattaagaaGCCCCCTTATACATTGTATGTATAAGTTATTCACTtcccaaataaataaacgaagaaaattttatcagcaaatttttgcttttaaattaaaaaacacaacaactcataaaaaatcatgataacttaaacattataaagataatattatatgttcatTATCATCGAATGGTTCAAGGCATTTGACATTCATTATTGTgcagaatataattataatatagtcaTAACAATAGACAgcaaaaaagatatattacatatacgACTTAGTTCGCTTAgtaggtcgtaggttcaatccttTGCATCAATGGGCTTACTGTCTAAAAAGGACATCGCGAGGATACCGGCGTGCCTTAGACCTTTGATCTCTGATCTGATCATGATGATACAGAAAACTGAAAACCTAAAAGGTTACAGTGCCacagatttataatattccatttttgtttgtaatttcaaaaatacatttaattttttgctttaagatgttgaaaaattaattcgtttctgaaataaattttaaccgaGTTTTGTTTTGTGGAATACATTGGCTTGTTCTGCATTTAAGCTGCTTTGTGTTGTTAttgtgaataattatttaataaatttatcctTTATTTGCCTTTAAGTGtcacataatattatgatgGATGACTTAAAATAACCACACAAGCAGCCATGTCAAACTGgcattgaaaatttatttttgcattagtattaaacctaaaataatttgtgtgtatctttttttagaaatatatgaatattttttttaattatttcataacttCACTAAtccaatattaattacatatattcaaataaattatttaattgcatGATACGACTTTTTTCAACACTAAACAAACTAAATTCCTCTCGCAACtctttcaaaaattatatcgTTAAGTCATGTCACTAGATCAAACCAATTTAAGCTTCTGTTACATACAAATGTTGTATTATAGTTAAGTAAGTAATTAATCTTGgaaaaattaagtcaacatatacatttttcatccttcctttcattattataaaatacaatatttttgcattgttaatttaataatttaacaaatctaTAAAACGCTTTTGGACTAAGACCGAATCAAATATAGAATATCTTTGGTAACTAAAACAACTGGGTTTTAAAAAGATCTCAAACTTTGCgaaaacattaacaaaaaaactttgaCGTTACTCCAACGaaacaagaaattaattatgcatttatttcttaattattcaAGAAATTAAGTTATGTTTAATTGTTGTTCATTACCAGCGCGGCGCTCGCGCGAATGTAGGTCAAAATCTCGTCTAGTTCCAAATTTTTCCAGAAGCTTAAGTAACGGAGACTAGCTATAATCACACCGACCTCTCACTTAAAATGCTCAGCAATATCTTTTATGACGCAACCGTACCCATGGCATAGCTGGACACACTTTTTAACGgacagtaaaaaatatatttttttagctaTGTAATTGTACCTAAACTTCGGTTacgtatatatctatatatactagttatgtgtatttattaaaaacttacaatatATATCTGATTGCGTTTATGTagaatgataattaaatttatgtattatttattagtagcGACATTTTTGTAgcgttgtaaataatatattaaaatatgtagtagTATCAGttgaatttaatgttaatatgattattaaacTGTTTGTTACATTGTGTTTACAGTGAGTTGAAAAGAGATCATCATCAGATCAGATCTGATTCTCAGATCATCGTAAGGCTTTTGATTGTTGTCCCAAAGGGCATTGTACAAATAGTCCAACGTATGACGCTACATTTAGACGGAGTCGTAagctttttaattactttaaatgtattgtattaaaaaatattaattactaatttataaacaattgtttttctgTCTCTTccattttagaaatatttatatctctatatattatttgtaattacaaCCGCGGCAGGTATTCTTTGTCTAAAGATTATAGAGCCTTAATCCCTTTAAGCCTAACCAAATCATAAATCAATAGCTACGTATCAAATAACAAAACCTACTATTGAGATAGTCATGATATATATGTGATTAACTTGGTCCATTATAGCTCTCTTACCAATAAACAATGCTTATATTAGAAACTTTCACCCTCaacatcaaaaaaattaaaaacccatttaaattttcttacaaAGTAATTTTCTCAGAGATCCATTACATTTTATGTACGTCTAATTAAAGATAACTAAAGTAATCTTAAACTTAACGAATAAAACTAATCCGCTCTTGGTCTTTCATTGAGGttctaaattgttttaatttcaaaatatgttGTTTTCAATGgcaaaatgtcaaaatttgatttatctgtgaaaacaaatatttagatattgtGTAATTTGTAAAGGGGTGAGttgaatatcaataaatattaaaacaaataagaaagTTCTCGAAAGTTGACTTGTAGTACAAGAACTAAATTCAAGCTTCgatatttaaatctttttagtttttagtggTACTCATGACTCGTAACGGAGTCATGGACGGTCAAACATGGGTGATCACGTGCTTTCAACTAAGTTATTTCAAATGCATTAAAGGCACCATCAAACTGCGCGTCAagtgataattatatattttttttaattttctagtCCTCCaaattagatatttatattatgtttagaaTTACAGacttattataacataaacaagtttacaacatatacattatacaaccaaaaagtaaataaatattaaagaaacacatttacatacataattgcTAAtagaacagttttttttatatacatgtattatgtatgtattagtATGTTCCCATTATAGCGACAGGATTTCGGGTTCAggatattagaaaaaaatcccCCAGAACAACCTTTTTAACAAATAGGGAATGGCGCTAGTGATAAACACTAGCGGCATTCTctcaattcatatttttaaaatatttaattttaggatAACGACAACGGTTATAGTACCAAACattaaaagattaaatttaattaaatatcgaaGAGTAAcctaaacttataatattgtatgtcacgtaagaaaaaaaatacaacacttTCGTCTTAAATACAGATAAGTAAGACACGCACGCATTCACTATAACGCACATGTAGCTACACATACAGGCTACATTCATGAccgtttaaaattgttattgtgtttcatttccataatttttttcctaaatTACCTTTCGTGGAAGCTTTGTTAGAACTGTCTTTAACGTGCCAGCCtttcgatttttattttgtactcgTAGTACCGTATAACAATTATCTTCGAACAAGTCTTTGCTTTAAAAAGCTATTACTGCCCAATGTAATATATCGATAACAGTACCTTTTTTAACTTGTTTATTATACGTAGAACGTACGAGAAAAGGCAACAAACCCGCTGTtataatcgccaagtttttggttgtataattattgtaagcATCTCCCGTAACATTTTGGAGTACTTATCATAATAGAATTAAAGTTGGTCGTCAATCCTCTTTCAGGTAGTGAATATAGACAGAGGAAGAATACATATTCTATAGGCGTTGATTAGCGATACTGATTCCGACGTTTTCGTATGCAAgttcaatgtttttatttcaatacccGTAGGGCTGATGTCGCAACTTGGAATCGTGCAGaacataaaatcataattgaGATCGGtatcgctattggaagttacagagtaaggGCCCAAGTTTGCCATCAAAGATTCAGTCTTTTggccttataaaataatattgtaaagtttTGCTGTTCGTTTGTTTTAGCAGTTTCGTTTGTTTAACAGTTTGTTCTCCCccaataaagttaattatgtatgtattaagcCGGTGCatagtaagattttttttaattattcttgtATATCACAAAAATGTCGCATATCTCGGATACATGTTGCGTCATCATCGATACGACTACTTACAGCTCATAATGATGGGCAAAATCAAGGCAATAGACGGGCTGATAAAAGGGAAGTATTGTGGTTGTGGAACCTTATGGAGTGGATTGGATTCAGGGACTGTTTAGACTAGCGCAGGATCCCCGGCAATTCAAATTGTTTAGCCAACCTTTAGTAGAAGAAGATATCACAGTAAAAGATACCCACCAACTCGATCGACACTGATCGATAGACTGTATATTATCATAGTCTAAATTTaccttaacattaaaaaaattgcgtcTATAAAGAAATCAGAAAAACAAATGTGATCCTGGTGGCTTTCCTCgagatttaacatttttttcaggTTTTAACAGGTTTTCTCAATTTCAGGCATGTCCGCTGGAatgtcaataaatgattactaCAGGGGCAAGGGTGTCCTACTAACGGGTGGTTCTGGTTTTATGGGCAAAGTGTTAGTTGAGAAACTCCTGTACAGTGTTCCCGACATTGGCAACATTTATATTCTCATGCGTCCGAAGAGGGGAAAGTCTGTCTATCAACGACTAGAGGAACTGCAACGATTACCTGTGAGTTCTGGTgcctaatttaatataaataattagaatctATTAAATACTACAAACTATGCAGGGATACAATATAATGCGTAGACATTGTTAGAACCGATATGCAGTTGACTTCGAAGACGACTTGTGAGGCTAAGACATTCCATTTCCTTGCCATATAAACATatcacatatatacatatacaaaacaCCTATTGGCTCGACCTGACCAGAGCTGGGTTAAGAATCGTAGCCTAGTCAGGGTTCCCACCAAAATCAATATAGTTTGTCTAAAATACTCTTTATCCACGTCCAATTTACtgaactaaatataataaaatttcgaAAAGCAGGTAAAAGTAATCATTGTGAAGGGATGTAATCATTCCGCTTGGCAAGCAGAAACGTTATTGAAAATTCACCTACCAGTGAAAGGGTCCGTTTACTTCAACTGCCGCCTCATAAACCCACTTCAGAGTCTAACCTCTTGTAACCTAAAACTTTTTGCTTcttaaaaatacagtttttacggtgtaaatgaaaataatatctacATATAACTaattgttcaattttttaagtGGGGACGAAATTACAGCAGACGGCCCTCTTATCTCTTTGAATCatgctttataaaattaaattattttaattgtcatGATTTACGCTATCGAAATAAAGGCAAATCCGTCCGTGGTTGGCTGGAAATCTTGAGCAGTTACGTTTGCAAGGTCaaaaaaaggttaaaattTGCGTACTCCCTCAAATGCCGACTTCGGAATCATTGGTACAATGGGTGTCCATGTCctagtaattatttacctGTTACAGTTGACATAGTCCATTGTAAAAGAATTCAATTCAGGTATAGTGGATAACGAAACTTCATGTGTTTTCAGCTCTTTGACCGCATCAGGAATGAACGTCCATCGGCTTTCAAGAAGATTAAGGTCCTACAAGGCGATGTATTGTTCGAGAACTTCGGTCTGTCTGATATGGATGTAGAGAAATTGTCTGAAGAAATATCTTTGGTATTCCATTTTGCCGCAACTCTCAGACTGGAGGCGCCACTAAAAGACAACGTCAACATGAACACATGCGGGACCCAAAGGACCCTTAATGTCGCGAAAAGACTTAAAAAATTAGAAGTGTTTGTTCATCTTTCGACAGCTTTCTGCTACCCGGATTACAAAATTCTCGAGGAAAAGGTTAGTTTGAAGATGGTTTCCTAGAATTAGAGTTATACATTCCACAACTGAATAATTATACTGACACTTCGACACTCAAAATTCTTCAGGTAGTCAATACAATACGTCTTTAGGCTTTGGCTTCCCTCGTGGCATTAGGTTTAGAAGATCGATTACCAACTAGCCAGTACAGTTACAATTTACCTCTAAAAATATGCTATTCACCAACAAGGACCCATCTTCTTTTCTGATATGATGAATAGACAGACTAAGGAAGTTCTATTTCTTATTCCAGATACATCCGCCTACAGTGTTGCCATCAGATATAATGCGGCTTATAGAATGGTTGGACGACAAGCAGCTAGCCCTACTTACGCCGTCGTTGCTGGGAGCACATCCTAACTGTTATACCTATTCCAAGAGATTAGCTGAATCCATAGTTGCAAATGCATTTGAAACAATGCCCGTAGTCATTGCTCGCCCTAGTATAGGTATGACGTAAATGAGTTGGAGAGTAGTTTGGATAATTTTCCTTCAGAGGTCACGAACAAAACCTAAAATCAATTTCTATAGCTTTCACAGTAGAATAGTGATAAGCGCTCCAAAGGCATGTGTTGAGTTTAAATGAGAGCACAGGCTACATCCAAGCGTGTATTGGCTTGGATATCGACTTAAAATGAGATTCCTATACATTGcagtttagtaaataaaaagttttcaaaacccattttttatatggatattttaaaaaaaaactctttgtttgaagctggatAACAACTAACTTCAATAGTTTAAAACATTAGCTGATatctaacataaaattaaggaTAGTAGACGCTACCAAAAACTAATTTCGCTCTTCTAAGGGTAATAAATCTAAGTGACATTTGGTttgcgcttctaattattcacgaaaatatatattatatataacttaagtAATGTAAGGATACATAACTACTGTCAGAGATTATTTCCTTTGTACTGTAAGCTATAAGTCGCCAGTAGCGTGCAAGGTACTTTGCGATGAGCCGAGTCACGTGAAAGCGTGAATAATTTGTAGAAGAGGTATTGAACTTTCCTAAGAAATGGAAAgaccttatatttatttgtgacACAAgtcaataacaaaacattcCATAGCTATTTGAGGCTTTTGTACGAATATGAGTAATaacataaatgaaaaaataaatagaccaGTCGATGCTATTAAAACTTCtacacaatataatatataaacaataaaaagggCCAAGTATATATTGCCGCTACAAGAGAGACAGTATGGGTCTTTggatttattcataatttttcttGATAGCTTTTGTATAAGATAAGCAGATTTTGCTGTCAAAGCATTTCACAGAATAATATATCCAACCTTATTCCAGTTTGTCCTGCTTTATCGGAGCCACTTCCCGGATGGGTGGATAATCTAAATGGCCCAGTAGGACTCATGCTGGGTGCTGGGAAAGGCGCGATCCGAAGTATGCTCTGCGATGGATCCCTTTTCGCTCAAGTAATCCCTGTGGATACGGCGATAAATGCAATCATAGCGATTGGTATGATTGAAGGACTACGGAAGGAGAAGTACgataattatcatttatattttttgtattttagctAAAAAAATTGCGGCCTCAATTGTAATATACACCTAAATCTTCAAAAGCTCCCACAAATTtgggattttattttatttgtcagGATTTATACGTTGTTGCATATAGAGCAGTATAGTTGAGTCAATAAAGCGTGCATCTAAAGTATCTTATATCAACTAAACGCCAATGATGAATAGAACATACTTGAATCAGTtatcataaaaatagaaatatctgggtcttacaataaatacatatttaaagtgGAACTTTCATATATCACACATAATTACCAAACTAAAATCCCTTATAGgcagattttggtcaatatcaaaatgtattCCGCAATCGGtacgtcatttaatttataattgtttagtcaagccccatttcatatatttaattgaaatatgggGTACACcatgcaaaaaaataatttcaaacttacaaacactacaaaataaattaataaaggcactgtttagataatttttaacacaGACTAACAAAATTTACCAAGACACCAAAATTATGACGTTTAAAGAATTGTATGTTTACAGCACTTGTAtcttaattagaaaaaaattaaatggcgCTCTCCATAGTggcttatcatttaaaaagatCAAGGACACAACCACACGCAACATTCGTTaagcgagtttgcttatcttgccgaagccgcgcacaaattatttgaagaggttGATTGGGAATGAGGATGTGCAACTGTTTAATCAGTTGCcatctaaaattcgcaatattagcGTGTTTGACAGATTCACCCTTGAATTAAAAGCcattaaaaatgcatgtcaGAGTGAATGTAGTGGACTAAAATTAGGACGTGTATATCGCtcgtttctcatgtaaataaaacataattttgatatgagaaataaagttctttaaacataaaaagcttgaataaaaatacctttaagTTATAAGTTTTCTTGTGAGctttttacacaatttatttacatacactTGTGGATGTAAGAACGAATAGAAGATGTAAGGTAGTAATGAAGATGTAAGGTAGTAATGAAGATGTaaggacaataaaaaaaacattctcgACCTCGTTTGAGAATTTGTATTCTCCTCGAGACGCATCACgtgtttttattcattaaaatattttcaggtcAGATGTAATACCAATCTATAACATTAATACTGGACACCAAAAGCCAACCACCTGGGGCGATGTTTTAAAGATAGGAAAGGACTACGGCCGAAAGTTCCCTCTAGCGTGGCCTCTCTGGTACCCAAATGGTGACATAACGACAAACTATGCGTTACACGAATTCAAGAGGATATTTTACCACTTACTTCCTGCATATTGCATAGACTTTTTGCTGTTGATCACTGGACAAAAACGATTGTATGTAtagttcattaattatatgagTTACAGATTCGATTCGGAATAAGAGTATATCGTGGCATTTGGCATTATTGAATTCATCTGGTCGTAGCTTTTGccaataaagaaacaaatccACCGATAAATGAAAgttttgtagattttttttagaacagcGGGAAAACGGGCAGGGGGCTCGCCTGAtgagtgataccgccgcccatggacactctcaatgccagagggttcgcgagtgcgttgccggccttttatgaattggaacgctcttttcttgaagaaccctaagtcgaattggttcggaaatacttcagtgggcagcagTACTTGCGGTCAATAAACATGAGttgaaatgaattaaaataaacaataaacataaataaatttgtcatgcttaataaatttaacgtgtctttatgaaaaaaatgtttgttataattaatctcTTCCGTTTCTCACTAACCGGGAGTCTAGCTTAC
Proteins encoded in this window:
- the LOC123718563 gene encoding putative fatty acyl-CoA reductase CG5065, with amino-acid sequence MSAGMSINDYYRGKGVLLTGGSGFMGKVLVEKLLYSVPDIGNIYILMRPKRGKSVYQRLEELQRLPLFDRIRNERPSAFKKIKVLQGDVLFENFGLSDMDVEKLSEEISLVFHFAATLRLEAPLKDNVNMNTCGTQRTLNVAKRLKKLEVFVHLSTAFCYPDYKILEEKIHPPTVLPSDIMRLIEWLDDKQLALLTPSLLGAHPNCYTYSKRLAESIVANAFETMPVVIARPSIVCPALSEPLPGWVDNLNGPVGLMLGAGKGAIRSMLCDGSLFAQVIPVDTAINAIIAIGMIEGLRKEKSDVIPIYNINTGHQKPTTWGDVLKIGKDYGRKFPLAWPLWYPNGDITTNYALHEFKRIFYHLLPAYCIDFLLLITGQKRFMLRVQERISQGLQVLQYFTMRPWTFPCPNFDAIESKLHGNDKTTFSTDLSNVEKEKYIQNCVEGGRLYCLKEDPTKIHLNKMYHNFLYVLDWIVKILFSLLIFSFLAKWFEPVKDVLSLGEPVVKLLPFLGPAVFDKSS